One genomic window of Ilyobacter polytropus DSM 2926 includes the following:
- a CDS encoding 5'-methylthioadenosine/adenosylhomocysteine nucleosidase, which translates to MIGIIGAMNEEIIELKEVMENIQEEKKVNLTFYRGKLKGKDVVLVECGIGKVNAAICTTLLIDHYKVDKIIFTGVAGGVNPDIEVGDIVVSTELIQHDFDTTAFGTDHGVIPRMENSVFTADVTLKNIAEEVAVQKFGKEKVWTGRILSGDQFVASIDKIKWLRDTFNGECTEMEGAAVAHVCYLFNTPFLILRSISDKANHDADVDFAEFVHLAAKNSKEILEGILERI; encoded by the coding sequence TTGATCGGAATAATAGGAGCAATGAACGAAGAGATTATAGAATTAAAAGAAGTTATGGAAAATATTCAGGAGGAAAAAAAAGTAAATCTGACTTTTTATAGAGGTAAATTAAAAGGTAAAGATGTAGTGCTTGTAGAATGCGGAATAGGAAAGGTAAATGCTGCAATCTGTACCACTCTTCTTATAGACCACTATAAGGTTGATAAAATAATATTTACAGGTGTTGCCGGAGGAGTCAATCCTGATATAGAGGTGGGAGATATAGTAGTTTCTACAGAACTCATTCAGCATGACTTTGACACCACAGCCTTTGGAACTGACCATGGAGTTATACCTAGAATGGAAAATTCTGTTTTCACGGCAGATGTGACTCTTAAAAACATTGCTGAAGAGGTAGCCGTTCAGAAATTTGGAAAAGAAAAAGTGTGGACAGGAAGAATTCTGAGCGGAGATCAGTTTGTTGCTTCTATAGACAAGATCAAGTGGCTTAGAGATACTTTCAACGGAGAATGTACCGAGATGGAAGGAGCAGCTGTGGCACATGTGTGTTATTTATTTAATACTCCTTTTTTGATTTTAAGATCTATTTCAGATAAGGCAAATCATGATGCAGATGTTGATTTCGCTGAATTTGTACATTTAGCTGCAAAGAACTCAAAGGAGATTTTAGAAGGGATACTAGAAAGGATCTAA
- a CDS encoding LPP20 family lipoprotein, with translation MKKLIFSIAILFLAVACSSVDYSENKKYPDWVLRPSYKKGIAGVGSSKITELGFDFARKEAMANARADLAKQIGLKVNSTLKSYTTKAGIGDNAAIDKMVEEVYEDIVSQDLFNSRIIEAWENPQGELYVLMVVDNEDIIRSAEKAVNNIDTSTNPELIKLKADEAGDRLHQELENFFN, from the coding sequence ATGAAAAAACTTATTTTTTCGATAGCCATACTTTTTCTTGCTGTTGCATGTTCTAGTGTGGATTATTCTGAAAACAAGAAATATCCAGATTGGGTGCTTAGACCAAGCTACAAAAAAGGAATTGCCGGTGTAGGTTCATCTAAGATCACAGAGTTAGGATTTGATTTTGCCAGAAAGGAAGCTATGGCTAATGCAAGGGCTGATCTTGCCAAGCAGATAGGACTCAAAGTTAATTCTACTTTAAAATCTTATACTACCAAGGCCGGGATAGGCGACAATGCCGCAATTGATAAGATGGTAGAAGAAGTTTATGAGGATATTGTTAGTCAAGACCTTTTCAATTCACGGATTATCGAGGCTTGGGAAAATCCTCAAGGAGAACTCTATGTATTGATGGTCGTTGACAATGAAGATATAATACGATCAGCTGAAAAAGCTGTAAATAATATTGATACCTCCACAAATCCGGAACTTATAAAATTAAAGGCTGATGAAGCTGGAGACAGACTACATCAAGAATTAGAAAACTTTTTCAATTAG
- a CDS encoding bifunctional folylpolyglutamate synthase/dihydrofolate synthase codes for MDTNKILDELYSYSMFGIKLGLENIERMCEALGNPQDKYRVIHIAGTNGKGSTATTIEAGLIEAGYRVGKFTSPHIIRFNERIQFGGNEIEDQEICSYYLKVKEVVEEKRIKATFFEMTTAMMFLYFADKKAEFVVLETGMGGRYDATNVVNSEIAVITNVSLDHVGFLGDNIYDISKEKAGIIKKKCIVVVGDDNLDFIKAIRNETENFVNIKSKYKNIEYTLDKENFLTEINIENKKYSFSLFGEYQVGNFLCAYETLKILGIESEVIQRAAAKVRWPGRFEVYSKTPLVILDGAHNADAAEKLRENLNLSFSPEEVVAVVSVLDDKDIPNIMREIRGFSDTIILTSLEMFKRGLKGEELSVYTDSFKLSLIENDIKEAYKKAFFMDKKVIVICGSFYLLSRFKQEA; via the coding sequence ATGGATACAAATAAAATACTCGACGAACTTTATTCCTATTCAATGTTTGGCATAAAGCTCGGACTTGAAAACATCGAGAGAATGTGTGAGGCTCTCGGAAACCCACAGGACAAATACAGGGTCATACACATAGCAGGTACAAATGGGAAAGGCTCTACAGCGACAACTATAGAGGCAGGGCTTATAGAAGCAGGATACAGAGTAGGGAAGTTTACCTCACCTCATATAATACGGTTCAATGAAAGAATACAGTTTGGTGGGAATGAAATAGAGGATCAAGAGATTTGCAGTTACTACCTTAAGGTAAAAGAGGTTGTAGAAGAAAAAAGGATTAAGGCGACTTTTTTTGAAATGACAACCGCTATGATGTTTTTGTATTTTGCAGATAAAAAAGCTGAATTTGTAGTTTTAGAAACAGGAATGGGCGGAAGATATGATGCCACCAATGTTGTAAATTCTGAAATAGCTGTCATTACAAATGTAAGCTTAGACCATGTAGGTTTTTTAGGGGATAATATATATGATATTTCCAAAGAAAAAGCAGGGATAATTAAGAAGAAGTGCATAGTTGTGGTAGGAGATGACAATTTAGATTTTATAAAAGCCATAAGAAATGAGACAGAGAACTTTGTGAATATAAAGAGTAAGTATAAAAATATAGAGTATACTCTTGATAAGGAAAATTTTCTTACAGAGATAAATATAGAAAATAAAAAATACTCTTTTTCTCTATTTGGAGAGTACCAGGTGGGGAATTTTTTATGTGCCTATGAAACATTAAAAATATTGGGCATAGAAAGTGAAGTAATACAAAGGGCTGCAGCAAAAGTAAGGTGGCCTGGAAGATTTGAAGTTTATAGCAAAACTCCTTTGGTAATACTAGATGGAGCTCACAATGCTGATGCTGCTGAAAAGCTGAGAGAAAATTTAAATCTTTCATTTTCTCCTGAAGAGGTTGTAGCGGTAGTTTCAGTTTTAGACGATAAGGATATTCCAAATATAATGAGAGAGATTAGAGGTTTTTCTGATACTATTATCCTTACTTCTCTTGAGATGTTTAAAAGAGGTCTGAAAGGAGAGGAACTTTCTGTATATACAGATTCCTTTAAATTATCCCTCATAGAAAATGATATAAAAGAAGCCTATAAAAAGGCATTTTTTATGGATAAAAAAGTAATAGTAATATGCGGCTCTTTTTATCTTTTAAGCAGATTTAAGCAGGAGGCTTAA
- a CDS encoding YitT family protein, with product MKRKRKRKSIFLDYFIVNLGSLITAAGIAFFLAPARIAPGGVSGLAIIINSIWGTSVGVTMLFLNVPIFLIGLKIFGKAYGFKTFLGTVLLSIYVDLLNYLFPNIDTLIDFAKGGNLFLATIYGGLLVGLGVGMIMKFGGSTGGTDILAQVINKYLKLSMGYSMMVVDFIIVSIAALVFGFEKALYAIITLYAIGVVINKVFEGVSYSKMVYIISDKYEEIRNIIITELDSTGNGLDIEGLYTSKERKMIMTVMRNKKIHDLREHIKAVDPEAFVIISEVYEVLGEGFTPIK from the coding sequence ATGAAAAGAAAGAGAAAAAGAAAAAGTATTTTCTTAGATTATTTTATAGTTAATCTAGGTTCTTTGATTACAGCAGCCGGCATAGCTTTTTTTCTAGCACCAGCGAGGATAGCTCCAGGAGGTGTCTCGGGACTTGCAATTATAATAAATTCTATATGGGGAACTTCTGTAGGTGTAACCATGCTTTTTTTGAATGTACCTATATTTCTTATAGGACTTAAGATATTTGGAAAAGCTTATGGGTTTAAAACCTTCTTAGGAACTGTATTACTCTCTATTTATGTGGATCTTCTAAATTATTTATTTCCGAATATAGATACACTTATCGATTTTGCAAAGGGCGGAAACCTGTTTTTGGCAACAATATATGGTGGCCTTCTTGTGGGACTCGGTGTGGGTATGATAATGAAATTTGGTGGGAGTACAGGAGGAACAGATATCCTGGCTCAGGTTATTAATAAATATTTAAAACTTTCAATGGGATATTCCATGATGGTTGTTGATTTTATTATTGTTTCGATCGCAGCATTAGTTTTTGGTTTTGAAAAGGCTCTTTACGCCATAATAACTCTTTATGCTATTGGAGTGGTAATTAACAAGGTATTTGAAGGTGTAAGTTACAGTAAGATGGTATACATAATTAGCGATAAATATGAAGAGATAAGGAATATAATAATAACAGAATTAGATAGTACAGGAAACGGCTTGGATATAGAGGGGTTATATACAAGTAAAGAGAGAAAAATGATAATGACTGTAATGAGAAATAAGAAGATACATGATTTGAGAGAACATATAAAAGCAGTAGACCCTGAAGCCTTTGTTATAATATCAGAAGTATATGAAGTTTTGGGTGAGGGATTTACTCCAATAAAATAA
- the hprK gene encoding HPr(Ser) kinase/phosphatase, with product MNNRIITHKSISIREIISEFDLEVVCEGNLDYEMTTPNINRSGPELTGFFDENSDILDSYIQVFGNEEMTYLKRLEVDKRVEILNKYFSYAFPAIILCDIDTIDEKFLEIAEKNNKSLLRKKQRASVFIRDIKYFLQKKLASEMMLNDHILLEIFGIGILITGDVDAKQGVTIELIERGHKFITDNNAILKKTGDDKLVGENRFDKSSDSEHFFLVHKGGGKIDLTDTFGLGSTRKEKQINLLVNLERWNERKFYDRLGLDQVFEDFLGIKIQRLTLPVRKGRNLAVILETAAINHRLKKSGVNSAEYFLNETKKLILENKMRNQGEEGMKNHISLSVNDLKKKFNLEVLCGEDKLESAFIYKTSIHRPALALSGYYDMIDEDGSDRLQVFSEGEFRYLESLDEETRKKNLETYLDYNFPAIILSKIDDIPKYFIDAIKEKGRILLRYNKSKTSQIIADFNSFLETYFAPSITLHGVFVEMYGFGVLLTGKSGIGKSETALELIHRGHRLIADDMVKFIKHPSGDILGRAAKLPHFMEIRGLGIIDIKALYGLGSVRLTKRLDAILELRELKSDEYLTSTKYSGGSIELLESSVHKAELYISSGRNAAAMVEVATMNLMAKKLGHDPEKAYEESYGRFTEEEKRILDFQEN from the coding sequence TTGAACAATAGAATAATTACTCATAAATCGATATCTATAAGAGAGATTATATCAGAATTCGATCTAGAAGTTGTATGTGAGGGAAATCTAGACTATGAAATGACAACCCCAAATATAAATAGGTCAGGCCCTGAATTAACTGGTTTTTTTGATGAGAATTCAGATATTTTAGACTCATATATTCAGGTTTTCGGGAATGAAGAAATGACTTATTTAAAAAGATTAGAGGTCGATAAAAGAGTTGAAATTTTAAATAAATATTTTTCTTATGCTTTTCCAGCAATAATACTGTGTGACATAGATACAATCGATGAAAAATTTCTTGAAATAGCTGAAAAAAACAATAAAAGTCTTCTCAGAAAAAAACAAAGAGCCAGTGTATTTATAAGGGATATCAAATACTTTCTCCAGAAAAAACTTGCTTCAGAGATGATGCTAAATGATCATATACTCTTAGAGATTTTTGGTATCGGAATTCTGATCACAGGAGATGTAGATGCAAAACAAGGTGTTACCATAGAGCTTATCGAAAGAGGGCATAAATTTATAACAGATAATAATGCTATTCTGAAAAAAACTGGAGATGACAAACTTGTAGGTGAAAACAGGTTTGATAAATCATCAGATTCTGAACACTTTTTTTTAGTTCATAAAGGTGGTGGGAAGATAGATCTAACTGATACCTTTGGATTGGGATCCACAAGAAAGGAAAAGCAGATAAACCTTCTTGTAAATCTTGAAAGATGGAATGAGAGAAAATTTTATGACAGACTTGGTTTAGATCAGGTTTTTGAAGATTTTCTAGGGATAAAAATTCAAAGGCTGACTCTTCCTGTACGTAAGGGAAGAAATCTGGCGGTTATTTTGGAAACAGCTGCAATAAATCACAGGTTGAAAAAATCTGGAGTTAATTCAGCAGAGTATTTTTTAAATGAAACTAAGAAATTAATATTAGAAAATAAAATGAGAAATCAGGGAGAAGAAGGTATGAAAAACCATATATCTTTATCAGTCAATGATTTAAAGAAAAAGTTTAATTTAGAAGTATTATGTGGCGAGGACAAGTTAGAATCTGCTTTTATTTATAAAACCAGTATTCATCGACCTGCTCTGGCTCTGTCAGGATATTATGACATGATAGATGAGGATGGATCGGATAGGCTGCAGGTTTTTTCTGAAGGAGAGTTTAGATACTTAGAAAGTTTGGATGAAGAAACAAGAAAGAAAAATCTCGAGACTTATTTAGATTACAATTTTCCAGCTATAATTCTTTCTAAAATAGATGATATACCAAAATATTTTATAGATGCCATAAAGGAAAAAGGAAGAATACTTCTCAGATATAATAAGAGCAAAACCAGTCAGATTATAGCCGATTTCAACTCGTTTCTTGAGACTTATTTTGCACCTTCTATTACACTACACGGTGTATTTGTAGAGATGTACGGTTTTGGGGTCTTACTAACAGGTAAAAGTGGAATAGGTAAAAGTGAAACTGCTCTTGAGCTTATACACAGGGGACACAGGCTTATAGCAGACGACATGGTTAAGTTTATAAAGCACCCTAGTGGAGATATTTTGGGAAGAGCGGCTAAACTACCTCATTTCATGGAAATAAGAGGACTCGGTATTATTGACATAAAGGCTCTTTATGGTTTGGGGTCCGTGAGACTTACAAAAAGACTAGATGCCATACTGGAATTGAGGGAGTTAAAATCTGATGAATACCTTACTTCTACGAAGTACTCTGGAGGATCAATAGAACTCCTTGAAAGTTCAGTACATAAGGCAGAATTATATATTTCATCAGGACGTAATGCTGCCGCTATGGTTGAGGTAGCGACTATGAATCTAATGGCAAAAAAATTGGGGCATGATCCTGAGAAAGCTTATGAAGAGAGTTACGGTAGATTTACAGAGGAAGAAAAAAGAATCCTGGATTTTCAGGAAAATTAA